From the genome of Pieris rapae chromosome 5, ilPieRapa1.1, whole genome shotgun sequence, one region includes:
- the LOC111003526 gene encoding mucin-3A produces MESPVRICLGVALVVNLLLLSSTQVNSHTLPHETTPTIIEEKNSRTTRVNVTWVSRGKPKLPDVASNELQQKDVSEENSDKNSKFKARGRVRFNPLSKSTTESSLRRIRSSTEASNVIIVTPTPEVKKPMEIIDSMHNYKKTKLPISSTTKTVLVKTKDEDDEESDSYERYTPSKLNDNNFFTFNENNFSDKEKGGLDKQNIGGYNTPSFHDFPSYFTKQTFQTDSEPYKFDKFFDFDSELTTPKNYFFDKKYHEVSSSIQKNLESKKPKVTPISNTTNVQKVVEKLSNGTPHNQSRIIMKNSKEVRVMDNDEAGTNTKALSDVHGTSIYYEMSVLSTETYNISLTNDEEDCDNDESPSETTRSTPQKEELAAIDATQVPFVEISTPSIRQQDNEIGSTVASYFLPGSVTPSVLNTATPFAISFQNTLFPSERLIEQILSSSEKPKGSLDTTNRNRNYSKRLNLNGKKESANNVDSQNDQVSPNLVYRQNTRRFHYTTPKIKPVWIAPRRNITRMQQTKPPATIYSEHFDIKNKYSTEGPAQLSKILTTLSSDIDPVLHSDFQSNSGKRVVHSHSFVDNTIPSLWKRGSTKFSGSSSSTTSTSILTTTTTDEPPTTEARDGVSELEIPPTLTAWALAGMRSPPSLIRNVNRTSTTKTIDENELQKVGEIIEKRETTTSSTSTTSLPFTQNHDYSITKNITEIVQNKLPWKPFVSQTLAFMPNEKTTEPISERVPAESNISLQSSEESSKAEFKKEIAESQSAWVATAVNLDDLSTNESEETFLDTILPAEPTRSTGFESITKLPSDMTTPSDDTLDDTVANSDENNEVITASTKIPDFEITTIRFSYIPTDKEVENTEVDETTTDWYYAGSLHTKPTTIEDVPITTYRPKYYTTSNDIDETTSVPDTTPQMEVSSQSIGETKEPTSKETIATGNMEMTTSESSTSVSYNPTKETIQTSTSEPTTEFETTSIVITVSTEINTKKAPPMSATIITTPTTVTPTTVTPTTIIPSTELQSSSENNDSSEVFILETTPSQTQATTTTKETTDEITTNKGETITEEAETVTEKVEKVETITGKVDTTTEYLKTDHPVFKVDTTTEFRDESTMETTFTSKTVNELEDLTSYGGEMTTEASSRVLDEAGSGAAIAIAVSTIGVIALVLLIGLLLVVRRRGRRGVYAQRCTPVSLDAYSLDSVSVGHRKGNQRLRASKRSYGNPAYDDEVTSHPMNYAALANFALDIDSITAEFSEIPTVTVRPEEVPPGCEDKNRYSNVLPLPETRVPLKRIGNDSTTEYINANYVTGPGNINNYYIACQAPLSNTVVDFWRMIWEQNSRLIVMLTEYMENGVEKCYEYLPPSEISDNRRTFGEYQIILKKREQRDKYAISSIQLINLSTRTWREVTHLWYFWPAKGVPDDYDSVIDFLSEMRSYMKISQGAKEYDEEGVEVIYEDQNRSSYNNLSKLKSDDNSSGNGVNVYSPAKAEELLRRGYGNNGTLGKMKSASETEGLRPCTVVCASGAGRSAALIAADICARALASGSADLPRTVRALRTQRPHSLTNRHHYIFLYKLLSEYGNRLMGGGIDTI; encoded by the exons ATGGAATCACCAGTTAGAATATGTTTAg GTGTAGCGTTAGTAGTAAATTTACTACTTTTAAGCAGCACACAAGTAAATAGCCATACACTACCACACGAAACGACACCCACTATTATAGAGGAAAAAAACTCGAGAACAACACGTGTGAATGTGACGTGGGTTTCGCGAGGCAAACCAAAACTACCCGATGTAGCCTCAAATGAGCTTCAGCAAAAGGATGTCTCAGAGGAGAATTCCgacaaaaattctaaatttaaagcTAGAGGAAGGGTAAGGTTTAATCCGCTATCTAAATCGACTACCGAAAGTTCCTTGAGACGCATCAGATCCTCTACTGAAGCGtcaaatgtaataatagtCACTCCGACTCCAGAAGTTAAAAAGCCTATGGAAATTATAGACAGTATgcataattataagaaaacaaaGCTACCCATTTCAAGCACAACTAAAACTGTGttagttaaaacaaaagatgaaGACGACGAAGAAAGTGACTCTTATGAGAGGTATACTCCTAGTAAATTGaatgacaataattttttcacctttaatgaaaacaattttagtGATAAAGAAAAAGGTGGGCtcgataaacaaaatattggtGGCTATAACACCCCATCTTTTCATGACTTTCCAAGTTATTTTACGAAACAAACGTTTCAAACAGACAGTGAACCCTATAAATTTGATaagttttttgattttgacagTGAGCTGACTACtcctaaaaattatttctttgataaaaaGTACCATGAAGTTTCCTCAAGTATTCAAAAAAACTTAGAATCCAAAAAGCCGAAAGTCACACCTATATCTAATACAACGAATGTTCAAAAAGTCGTTGAGAAGCTAAGTAATGGCACGCCACACAATCAATCaagaattattatgaaaaactcCAAAGAGGTTCGCGTAATGGATAATGATGAGGCAGGAACAAATACTAAGGCACTATCTGATGTACATGGAACCAGCATTTACTACGAAATGTCAGTATTGTCTACCGAAACGTATAATATCAGCCTAACAAACGACGAGGAAGATTGTGACAATGATGAATCACCATCGGAAACCACAAGAAGTACTCCTCAGAAAGAAGAGCTCGCTGCAATAGATGCTACGCAAGTTCCAtttgttgaaatatctacACCATCCATACGTCAACAAGACAACGAAATTGGTTCTACGGTAGCGTCTTATTTCTTGCCAGGTAGTGTGACTCCTTCAGTATTAAATACAGCTACTCCCTTTGCGATTTCATTCCAAAATACACTATTTCCCAGCGAAAGGCTAATAGAACAAATTTTATCGTCAAGTGAAAAGCCTAAAGGATCTTTAGATACTACTAACAGAAATCGTAACTACTCCAAGCGCCTTAACTTAAACGGAAAAAAGGAAAGTGCAAATAATGTTGACTCACAAAATGACCAAGTATCACCGAATCTGGTTTATAGACAGAATACTCGTAGGTTCCATTACACAACACCTAAAATTAAACCAGTCTGGATAGCACCAAGGCGGAATATTACAAGAATGCAACAGACTAAACCACCAGCAACAATATATTCCGAgcattttgatataaaaaataaatattccacTGAAGGACCGGCCCAATTATCAAAGATACTTACGACATTGTCCTCCGATATTGATCCGGTATTGCACAGTGATTTTCAGTCTAACAGCGGCAAAAGGGTTGTGCACTCGCATTCTTTTGTAGACAACACAATTCCTTCGCTATGGAAAAGGGGTTCAACGAAGTTTTCGGGTTCTAGTTCTTCAACAACCTCCACTTCAATATTAACTACTACGACTACAGACGAGCCACCAACCACGGAAGCAAGAGACGGGGTTAGTGAATTGGAAATACCACCCACACTTACTGCGTGGGCTTTAGCAGGCATGCGAAGTCCACCATCTCTCATAAGAAATGTTAACAGAACAAGTACAACTAAAACCATAGATGAAAACGAGTTACAAAAAGTTGGAGAAATTATAG AAAAGAGAGAAACTACAACGAGTTCAACAAGTACAACAAGTTTACCATTTACTCAAAACCACGACTACAGCATTACAAAGAACATCACAGAAattgttcaaaataaattaccttGGAAACCTTTTGTGTCACAGACGTTGGCATTTATGCCAAATGAAAAGACAACTGAACCAATATCAGAACGGGTCCCAGCAGAAAGTAATATATCTCTACAAAGTAGTGAAGAATCATCTAAAgctgaatttaaaaaagaaatcgcTGAGTCTCAATCAGCTTGGGTAGCAACTGCGGTTAATCTCGATGATTTGTCCACAAATGAATCCGAGGAGACTTTCTTAGATACAATTCTCCCAGCTGAACCGACAAGATCAACTGGATTTGAGTCGATTACTAAATTACCTTCAGATATGACTACTCCTTCTGATGACACACTTGATGACACCGTTGCTAATTCTGATGAAAATAATGAAGTAATAACGGCTTCTACAAAAATACCAGACTTTGAAATAACTACTATAAGGTTTTCGTACATTCCAACAGACAAGGAAGTTGAGAATACTGAAGTTGATGAAACTACTACTGATTGGTATTATGCTGGATCCTTACATACTAAGCCTACAACTATAGAAGATGTTCCTATCACTACATACAGACCTAAGTATTACACCACATCAAATGATATTGACGAAACTACGTCAGTACCAGATACTACTCCTCAAATGGAAGTATCCTCACAAAGTATTGGAGAAACAAAAGAACCCACTTCAAAGGAGACTATAGCAACAGGAAATATGGAAATGACTACTTCTGAATCATCAACTTCAGTATCGTACAATCCAACAAAAGAAACTATACAAACAAGTACATCAGAACCAACAACGGAGTTTGAAACAACGAGTATTGTTATAACAGTTTCTACAGAAATTAATACCAAGAAGGCTCCACCTATGTCAGCTACTATAATTACAACTCCAACTACCGTAACTCCTACTACCGTAACTCCAACTACAATAATACCCTCAACTGAATTACAAAGTAGCTCTGAAAATAACGACAGCAGTGAAGTTTTTATACTAGAAACTACACCGTCTCAAACACAAGCGACGACAACCACGAAAGAGACAACTGATGAAATTACAACAAACAAGGGCGAAACGATAACAGAAGAGGCTGAAACTGTAACAGAAAAAGTTGAAAAGGTAGAAACTATAACAGGAAAGGTTGACACCACaacagaatatttaaaaacagacCATCCAGTCTTTAAAGTTGATACAACAACAGAGTTTAGAGATGAATCTACCATGGAAACAACGTTTACATCAAAAACAGTTAATGAATTAGAAGATTTGACAAGTTATGGTGGAGAGATGACAACTGAAGCATCTTCCAGGGTACTTGATGAAGCAGGTTCAGGCGCAGCTATTGCGATTGCTGTTAGCACGATCGGTGTTATTGCCTTGGTTCTCCTCATTGGTCTAttg TTAGTGGTACGAAGGCGTGGTCGACGTGGCGTGTATGCCCAAAGGTGCACACCAGTCTCCCTGGATGCTTACAGTCTCGACAGCGTTAGTGTGGGTCATAGGAAGGGAAACCAGAGGCTCAGAGCTAGTAAGCGAAGTTATGGCAACCCGGCCTATGATGACGAG GTGACTTCCCATCCTATGAACTATGCGGCTCTTGCCAACTTTGCTCTGGACATCGACTCCATCACAGCTGAGTTTTCTGAGATCCCAACAGTCACTGTACGCCCGGAGGAGGTGCCTCCAGGTTGTGAAGATAAGAACCGCTACTCCAACGTCCTGCCTTTACCGGAGACCAGGGTACCCTTGAAGAGGATTGGCAACGACTCCACTACGGAGTATATTAATGCCAACTATGTTACG GGACCAGGAAATATTAACAACTACTACATCGCCTGTCAGGCCCCACTTTCCAACACTGTCGTGGACTTTTGGCGAATGATATGGGAACAGAACTCGCGACTAATAGTCATGCTTACTGAATATATGGAAAACGGTGTT GAAAAATGCTACGAATATCTACCACCATCCGAAATATCGGACAACCGGCGTACATTTGGCGAATACCAAATAATCCTTAAGAAGCGGGAACAACGGGACAAATACGCGATCTCCTCCATCCAGCTGATCAACCTGTCTACAAGGACCTGGAGAGAGGTCACTCACCTCTGGTACTTCTGGCCGGCCAAGGGTGTGCCTGACGATTACGATTCGGTGATAGACTTCCTCTCGGAAATGAGGAGTTACATGAAGATCTCGCAAGGCGCTAAGGAGTACGATGAAGAAG GAGTAGAAGTAATCTATGAGGACCAAAACCGATCTTCATACAACAACCTCTCGAAGTTGAAGAGTGACGATAATAGTTCAGGGAACGGTGTCAACGTTTACTCACCGGCGAAGGCCGAGGAGTTATTGAGACGGGGGTATGGGAACAATGGGACATTGGGCAAAATGAAATCTGCTTCGGAAACTGAAG GATTACGACCATGCACTGTTGTTTGCGCGTCGGGAGCCGGTAGGTCCGCAGCCCTTATAGCGGCGGACATCTGTGCGCGCGCGCTCGCTTCGGGAAGCGCGGACTTGCCGCGGACCGTACGAGCCTTGCGCACCCAACGACCGCACTCTCTCACCAACAGACACCACTACATCTTTTTGTATAAg TTACTCAGTGAATATGGGAACCGGTTGATGGGGGGCGGCATCGACACAATATAG